A genomic region of Deinococcus sp. KSM4-11 contains the following coding sequences:
- the alr gene encoding alanine racemase yields MTAAPPPEFAARARALISETALLHNLAALSARAEVPLLLPVKANAYGHGLETIARPAARSPHLWGFAVAVPREAQALAALNLGKPILLLTPPTPQEVPALVALGVRIPVATLAEAEALPEHARAHLKVDTGMNRLGARPEAAVAVGQRLAERGQLEGAYTHFATSDEPDLGFAHEQFRRFTAVLAALPPLLAHASNGGGILSLGALPGMALARPGLAAYGFAPPHLREVLPLRPVMSLQAQVTFVHGAHAGETISYGGLYTAPRDLTLATVGIGYADGYPRNATLHAQVTVQGERRPVLGRICMDQFMVDVTGLDVKAGDWIDLWADQGITVSEVAAWGGTIEYEVLTGLGARVDRVLAP; encoded by the coding sequence GCGCGCCCTGATCTCCGAGACCGCCCTGCTGCATAACCTCGCGGCCCTGTCCGCTCGGGCCGAGGTGCCCCTGCTGTTGCCGGTCAAGGCCAACGCCTACGGGCACGGTCTGGAGACCATTGCCCGCCCGGCCGCCCGCTCCCCGCACCTGTGGGGCTTCGCGGTCGCCGTGCCGCGCGAGGCGCAGGCCCTGGCCGCCCTAAACCTCGGCAAGCCGATTCTGCTGCTCACTCCCCCCACGCCTCAGGAGGTGCCGGCCCTCGTGGCTCTGGGCGTCCGGATTCCCGTCGCCACCCTGGCGGAAGCCGAGGCCCTGCCGGAACACGCACGCGCGCACCTGAAGGTCGACACCGGCATGAACCGCCTGGGGGCCCGGCCAGAGGCGGCGGTCGCAGTTGGCCAGCGGCTCGCAGAGCGCGGCCAGCTGGAGGGGGCCTACACCCACTTCGCCACCAGTGACGAGCCGGATCTGGGGTTCGCGCACGAGCAGTTCCGGCGCTTCACGGCAGTTCTCGCAGCCCTTCCCCCGCTGCTGGCGCACGCTTCGAACGGGGGCGGCATTCTCAGCCTGGGTGCCCTGCCAGGCATGGCGCTGGCCCGGCCTGGCCTGGCTGCCTATGGGTTCGCGCCCCCGCACCTGCGGGAGGTGCTCCCGCTGCGTCCAGTCATGTCCCTGCAGGCCCAGGTCACCTTTGTGCATGGAGCCCACGCGGGCGAGACCATCAGCTACGGCGGCCTGTACACCGCCCCACGCGACCTGACCCTGGCCACCGTCGGCATCGGGTACGCCGATGGCTATCCCCGGAACGCCACCCTGCATGCGCAGGTGACCGTACAGGGCGAACGCCGCCCCGTACTGGGCCGCATCTGCATGGATCAGTTCATGGTCGACGTGACCGGGCTGGACGTGAAGGCCGGGGACTGGATCGACCTATGGGCCGACCAGGGCATCACCGTATCGGAGGTGGCCGCCTGGGGAGGCACCATCGAATACGAGGTGTTGACCGGGCTGGGAGCCCGCGTGGATCGGGTTCTCGCTCCCTGA